In Tachyglossus aculeatus isolate mTacAcu1 unplaced genomic scaffold, mTacAcu1.pri scaffold_78_arrow_ctg1, whole genome shotgun sequence, a genomic segment contains:
- the LOC119924020 gene encoding olfactory receptor 4A47-like produces MAFDHYMAICKPLHYLIIMNWQVCVLLVGVAWVLGFFHSIIQIPILFWLPFCDPNVIDPFFCDMYPLLELTCTNTYVVGLSVAINGGLICTVCFLMLVVSYMVILNSLKNYSSEGRCKALSTCGSHVKVVMLFFVPCIFTYMRPASTFPMDKTVAIFYVFSTPML; encoded by the coding sequence ATGGCCTTTGATCATTAcatggccatctgcaaacccttgcacTATTTGATCATCATGAACTGGCAGGTGTGTGTCCTACTGGTGGGGGTAGCCTGGGTATtgggcttctttcattcaataattcagattCCCATTCTATTCTGGCTGCCCTTCTGTGATCCCAATGTCATTGATCCTTTTTTCTGTGACATGTACCCTTTGTTGGAACTCACCTGCACAAACACCTACGTCGTGGGCCTGTCAGTGGCTATCAACGGTGGCCTGATCTgcactgtctgtttcctcatgttggtCGTCTCCTACATGGTCATCTTGAACTCCCTAAAAAATTATAGTTCAGAGGGAAggtgcaaagccctctccacctgtggctctcatgtCAAGGTTGTCATGCTGTTCTTtgttccctgtatcttcacctacatgaggcctgcctccaccttccccatggacAAAACAGTGGCCATATTCTATGTTTTCAGTACTCCCATGTTATAA